The window GCATCCGGTGATGCATGGCCACATTCATCAGCTCAGTTTAACAACGCACCACGCCACCACAGTAACCGTTGCCAATGGCGGCGCCTTACTCAGCCAGCTGCGCCTGAACCAGAGCTATGAGCAGCAAACCGCCGGCGACCTGGTTGCCGACCTGTGCAACCAGGCAGGCGTTGCCCTGGGCACGGTGGAGTCCGGCATCGACTACCCCTTTTACGTGATCGACGACCGTATCAACGCTTTCCAGCATATTCACCGTCTCGCCCGCCACTGCGGCTATCTGGCCTATTTCGATACCACCGGCGCACTCTATTTCGGGCCCGCCCAGGCCGGGGCCGCAGTACAAAGCTTCAGCTACCACAACGATATTCTGCGTTTGAGTGTACGGCAGTCCACCGGAGCCAGCGCCGCAGTGACGGTAACCGGAGCAGGTGCAGCGGGCGCCCAGGGGCAGGACGCCTGGAGCTGGCTGGTGAAAGATCCGGCGGGCGTTACCGCCAGCGCAGGTGATGGCCGCGCCCGCCGCTATCGCGCACCCGCGCTGCGCAGTGTAGACGCGGTACAAGCCTGTGCCGCCGGGCTGGCCAATGCATGCAGCGCCTTGGCATTGCGCGGCGAAATAGTCACGCCGGGCGCGCCCCTGGTTGTTGTCGGCAGCCGTATTGCCATCAGCGAAGCACCGGGGTCAGAGATGAACGGCGAATTCCTGGTAACCCAGGTATGCCATACCTACACCAAGGCCGCAGGCTTCATCAGTGTGATTCAGTTTACCCAATCGACGAGCAGCGGCAGTGCGTTGCTGGGCGGCCTGCTGTGAGCGCCAACCTCAGCCTGTTCGACACCATCCGCTGCATTGTGCAGGAAGAACTGATGCGCGCACGCCAGGCGGAACTTGCGGTAGTGCAGGAGCAACACCCCCACGCGGACGACGCGGACACCGACAACTACGCCTGCACCGTGGCCCTGCGGGATTCCGGCATCGTGCTCAAGCAGGTGCCGGTGGCAACCCCGCATATTGGTTGTGCCGCAATCCCGGAAATCGGCGAGTTGGTACTGGTGCAGTTTATTGGTGGCGATATCAATGCACCGGTGATCAGCGGGCGCCTGTACAACGACGAAGACCGGCCGCCCGCGAACGCAGCGCAGCAGATGATCACCCATCTACCCGCCAGTGCCAGCGCTGAGGAAGCCCTGCACCTGGAGTTGAACAGCGGCGATACCAAGTCTGCGGTATTGAATATTGGCAGCGCGGTAAAAGTGCTGCTGGCAGACGACGACCCGGCAGTGACAGTGAACGTGGGCGATGGCGCCGCGGTGATCACCATCACCCCCGGGGGAGAAATCACCATTGAAAGCCAGAGCGATATGAAATTTATCAGCGCCGCCAACCTGGATCTGGAAGCCTCCGGCGATCTAAACCTGAAAGGCGCAACGATCAACCTCAACTAACAGCCGAAGCCAGCGAGCTAAACAACCTAAATAAACAAGCGGAAGTCAGCACCAAACTTATGGGACAGCCAGCAGCAAAACAAGACGACCAAGTGGTGGGCGTAGACATCCACATTGTGATGATTCCTTCGCCTGGCGGGCCAGTGCCCACGCCACTGCCCAACCCGTTCAGCGGCAAGCTGGACGGCGAGTTGAGTGGCGACGTGAATATTGAGGGTAAAGCGGCGGCCACCGAAGGCAGCACCGCAACCAATTCGCCCTCACACATCCCCAGTGGGGGCAACTTTCAGAATCAACCGGACAACAAGGGCACGGTAAAAATGGGCAGCAGCACCGTGTTTATTAATGGCAAAGCCGCAGCACGCGCGGGCGATACCGTGGAAACCTGCAACGACCCCAGCGCCGCGCCAGTGGGCAGCATTATCGCGGTGGGAACCGTGTTTATCGGCTAGACGGAAGGCATTATGCGAGCACCTCAGTTACTCACAGACATAGCGATCGACGTGCACCATCGCGAGCTGCGCCCGGTTTACCGCATCAACACCCAGCGCAAGTGGGTGCTGGGCGGCGAAGCCCTGGCACTGGATATGGCCACGATCAGCGACCGCGACAACCTCGGCCAAGCCATCATCATCCGCCTGTTGACCCCGCGCGGCGAACTGGCGGCCCTCGGCCATCCGCAGTACGGCTCGCGCCTGCACGAGATTGTCGGCCGCACCAATACCGCCAGCACACGGGACTTGGCGCGCCTTTACATTCTCGAGAGCCTGCAGCAGGAAGCGCGCATCGACACGATTGAGTCGGTTGCTATCACACCCTCGCCCGGCAGGCGCTCAAGTATCGACGTCAGCATCGACGTGCGCCCCTTGGGCGCTGTGGAAACCCTCACTATCGGGCCGATAGTGCTAGAGATTTAGGAGTCAGCAAGGTGAGCTTCAGACGCAAAAACTACATCGAGGTGATGGATAACATTCTCACCGGCATCGTCGGCGGTGTAACCGCGGAGACCCACGCCTTCCCTCCCGCCAACGGCAGTGAAGCGCCGTTCACCCACGCGCTGGAACACACGCCGGTGAAAAATATTGTGGCGGTGGATGGCCTGCGCAATGGCACCGCCTTCCGCTTTAGCGCGGGCAATGACTACGCCCTGGCCGACGACAAGGCCACCCTGGAGTGGCTGGAGGGCGGCAACCTGCCCGACAAGGGCAGCCTTATCTACCTCAGTTATCAGCTCGAAAATGCCACCACCCGGCTCAACGATTTACACGTGGGCAGCGTGACCCGCACCCTGGCGGAATCCGTCGGGCTGGAAATCTCGCGCCTCTATGCCCAGCTCGAAGCGGTGTACAACGCGGGGTTTATCAACAGTGCCAGCGGCTCTTCACTGGACAAGGTGGTGGCGCTGCTCGGTATAGAGCGCACCCGCGCCGGACGCTTTGAATGCGAACTGGAATTCACCCGCGCCAACGGCACCCGCGGCAGCATTACCATTCCCCGCGGCACCCGCGTACTTAACGACAGCGGCAAAGTCGAATACGAAACCACCGCCGAAACCGTGCTGCAAAACGGCCAGGCAAAAGCGCGGGTAAAAGCGCGCGATGTGGAAAACGACTCCAGCGGCGTCGACGCCAACACGCTGACATTAATGGCCAAGCCCATCGCCGGTATCGCCCAGGTGACCAACCTCAGTGCTGCCGCCATTGGCAGCGAAGATGAAAGCGACGTGCAATTGCGCGCGCGCGCGAAAAACTTTCTCCACGGCAGCGAACGCGCCACCCTCACCGCAATTCAGGAGGCGGTAGTGCGACAAGGGGTGCAGGCCGATGTGTACGAAGTGGCGGGGCAGCCCGGCGTGGTGGAAGTTGCCCCCCATGTGGATAACCTCAGCGACGAGCTGCTGTTACAGGTGGAAAAAGCCATCGCCGATGTGAAACCGGCCGGAGTGAAGGTCAACCTGCTCACCGAAGTTCCGCCGCAGAAAATCCGCATGCGACTACGCATCGACACCAACAGCACCCTGCTCGAAACCGAGTTGCGCGGTATTCAGGACAGCATTCAACAGCAGGTCGGCGACTATTTCGCGTCTCTGCCGGTTAAAGAAAATGGCAGCGTGAACAAGGTAATCGGGTTGGTTCTGGGCAATGCGGGCGTGAACGATATGCAAATACTCGGTGTGACCGACGGCAGCGATACGCCGCTCGATTTCAGCACCGGCAGCCTCGGCCTCGCGGGGCAGACAACTACCTTGGATGAGCTGGAAATTATCGACCCCAACCTGCCCACCCACCTGCAAATTGTGGTTGCAGCGCCCGCCGACGCCGAGCTGGTTGACGAACCTGCGGTCGACAGCGCCATGGTCGCCTTGCTGGCGGTGGTGAACGAACAAAATCGCGATGGCGCACATGCAGTCCAGCAGTTCACCTATCAACAGCTGCTGTACCTGTTACCCCTCCCCGTTGTTGGCAAGCCGCAAGGCAACCTGCAAACCCTGCAGGCGAACCCCGCGACTGTGCTGCCCACCGCAGCGGGCGTGCAGCCCTACGAGGTGCAGTTTATTTTCACCCAGGAAAGCGGCCTCAGCCAAACCCTGAGCGGCGATGACGCGCTTTACGCCATCACCGCCTTTGAGCGCCTGACTTTCGACACAATTACCGTCACGGAGCTGGTTTGAGCATGGCACACACCGACCGTTTGATCAGCCACCTGCCCAGCCTCTACCGGCCCCAGGCTGGAGACGCGGGGATACTCAACGACCTGCTGGGCCAGTGGGGCGCGGAGCTCGATAACATCAGCGACCAGATGACCCAGGTAATGCAGGCGCACTGGCACGGCACCGCGGATCGCGCGATCTATAACCCCTACTTCAATCGCACCCGCCAACAGCAGAAGCTGCCACCGCTGTCTGCCAACTCCCCACTGCTGGAGGAGCGCCGCCTGCTGAATGAATTCCCGTATATCTGTGATCTTGCCCGGCTGGGTGCCCTGCTTGAGCTGCCCGTCTGGCGCGAGCCGCCTCAACTGCGTGAGAACGTAGAAAGCTACCGGGCGCGGCTGCAGAAAATGTTCCTGATTTATCGCAACGGCCTCGGCACCCTCGCCGCGCTGCGCGCGATGGTGGAGGCCAGTTTGCCCCTGGCGATGGGGGTACCGGTGGTACACCGGCACCGTCCCTTCGCGATTGAAGAATATGCCCCGCTGGGCCTGACCGAGGAGGCGGCAATCGCGCGCGGCGCACCGCTGGATGCCGTCGGCCCGTTGATGCGCTGGGAGTTGCACAACCAGGGACTCCAGGCGAGCGCACCGACGGCCTATATCGAGGGTGTCACCCCCGTTGCTGGCGAGTACGCCGCCACTGAACGCCCCGCGCTGGAGCTGATGGGCGCCCCGGGCCAACCCTCTGTAAGCCTTGCCTACCACCAGTCGCTCGCCCCCGGTGACGTACTGCGCCTCGCTCCCGTAGCTATGGGATTTCTCGCCACCGGCAACGACCTGTTGCAGGCGCAGGGCAGCGCAGCCAGCACCTTAGCGAATACCAGGGCCGATAGCGGCTGGCAGGCGCTGGCAGAGTTCACCGGCACCTCAATAACGCACTTGGCGCAAACCCGCGATCACACCCTGTGGGCAGTGGTCGACAATGCGGGTAACAGCGAGTTATGGCGCTACAAGGGCGCCAACTGGCTGCGGGTCCAAAGTGGTTTTGCGTTTGCCAATATCACCCTGTTGCGCGCGCTGGACTTCGAACTCTTTATTGGCGACGCCAACGGGCTGCACATTATTCATTGCCTGCCGGAAGTGGAAGATGACTACACCCTGCAAACCAGCCCCTGGTTCAACAGTGCGGTGTACGACATGTTGCTGGACGACGGATTACTCTGGTTTGCTACCGAACAAGGGGTGTTTACTGCGACTCCAAACGCGGCCACCGCCAGCGCCACGCCCCTGCAATCTCCGACTTACTGTATTGCCATTCACGCGCAACGCTCATTGTATTTTGGCGGTGCTCTGGGTGTGGTGCACCTGCATAAAGGCTACAACCGCTGGACCCACTTAATCGCCGAATCGGCCAGCGACCTCGACCCCGCGTGGCAAACGTTTAACAGCGCCGCGCCCGCCACCAGCTATGTGCCGCCGGTTAGCGCCATTGCCAGCACCGCCGACGGCGCCCTGTGGCTGGGCACCGCGCAGGGGCTGGCAAGATT of the Teredinibacter turnerae T7901 genome contains:
- a CDS encoding phage baseplate assembly protein V, which produces MSANLSLFDTIRCIVQEELMRARQAELAVVQEQHPHADDADTDNYACTVALRDSGIVLKQVPVATPHIGCAAIPEIGELVLVQFIGGDINAPVISGRLYNDEDRPPANAAQQMITHLPASASAEEALHLELNSGDTKSAVLNIGSAVKVLLADDDPAVTVNVGDGAAVITITPGGEITIESQSDMKFISAANLDLEASGDLNLKGATINLN
- a CDS encoding PAAR domain-containing protein, with amino-acid sequence MGQPAAKQDDQVVGVDIHIVMIPSPGGPVPTPLPNPFSGKLDGELSGDVNIEGKAAATEGSTATNSPSHIPSGGNFQNQPDNKGTVKMGSSTVFINGKAAARAGDTVETCNDPSAAPVGSIIAVGTVFIG
- a CDS encoding contractile injection system protein, VgrG/Pvc8 family — protein: MDAIMSLTDFLSSTDAPIAVRKPQAKVAFGAAAPSGLAIDIPLLSPAADPWARSLVSVVSRCALAPHVDITHLQTASDTQAPAVALDDTGSIDLGYQDEGTHPVMHGHIHQLSLTTHHATTVTVANGGALLSQLRLNQSYEQQTAGDLVADLCNQAGVALGTVESGIDYPFYVIDDRINAFQHIHRLARHCGYLAYFDTTGALYFGPAQAGAAVQSFSYHNDILRLSVRQSTGASAAVTVTGAGAAGAQGQDAWSWLVKDPAGVTASAGDGRARRYRAPALRSVDAVQACAAGLANACSALALRGEIVTPGAPLVVVGSRIAISEAPGSEMNGEFLVTQVCHTYTKAAGFISVIQFTQSTSSGSALLGGLL